A stretch of DNA from Synechococcus sp. MU1617:
CCTGAGAAAATAGCTCGATGCCAGGTAAAACATTCTCTGAATAGGTTGATGATGCGCTGATTGCTGAAGCAGTCACCATCACCACCTGCGAAGAAGCCACCTCATCTTGAGGTGGCTTTTTTGTTGTAAGGTTTTAGTAGTCTTTTGCGCCAATCTGTGCCAAGACGTTCGCTTCTTCGACGCTTAAGTGGGCAGATATGGCAGGCCTGCCAGCGTTGGAATAACGCTGAATGTGTTGATTTAAGTGCTGCGTTTGCTTATTTCGTTCTTCAGTCGTTCTTCCCGCTGCTTTTAATCGCGTTGTCTGTCGCTGCACGGGTGTTTGGCAAAACGGACAGTGTGGATAATGTTCTGGCCTCCGTGACGCAGGTCTTGCCGCCATCAGCAATCAGCCTGGTTGATTCAACTTTGCGTGGCTTGGTCGATCAAGGCTTCGGGGCTGGAATTCTCGGTGTTGTTGTTTTACTCCTCACAGCTAGTAATGCCTATTTAACGCTCCAGCGTGGAGCTGATCGGTTGTGGTCCGAGATTCTGCCGGAACCATTAATTGGTTTGTCTTGGTGGCAACAAGTTGTGCAGTTTTGTAGAACGCGTATTGAGGCTTTTCTGACTGTTTTTGCGATATCTGTTTTGATTGTTTTTCAACAGTTGGTGCTTAGCGTCGGGCAGCTTCCAGAAGAGATTCTTGGCATTTTGGATGGGGTTGTTCCTGGCTTGATGGGATTTGTGCGCTCCAGTCCAATTCTTCCCCTCGGGCGGATTCTTGTGCCAGCCTTGATCTTGTCCTTGATGGCCTGGCTGCTTCAGGTGGTGTTGCCCAGTCGTCGTGTTCCTTCGATCCCTCTCATCCCTGGCTCCTTGTTGATTGGATTTGGTCTGGCTTTTCTCAATAAAATTTTGAGTTTGAGTATTGTTTCCCTCGGTAATCGCTATCAGGCCTATGGCGTAATTGGCAGTGTTTTGGTTTTGACGCTTTGGGTCTGGTTGGTGGGTGTAATTCTTTATTTTGGCCAGTGTTTAAGTGTGGAATTGGTTGCAGTTCGTCTTGCCAAACCTCGGCTCGGGGAACCGAACAGTGTGACGCCTTGAACTTTGATTCAATTCTGCGAAGCTGATTCAACGGACCCTCTCCGTTGAAGCCAATGAACCGACCACCAGCAGTGTTGTGGATTGCAGTTGTTTTGCTGCTGCTGGTGCCAACCGCTGCCGGTCGTCTCTTGCTTGATCTCGCCGGTGGTGTGCTGCTGGCTCTAATCGCGCTTCCGTTGATCCTCTCGGGGCTGGGCTGGATTGGTTGGAAGCTTTTGCAGTCCAGGATGATCAGCTGTACCGCCTGCGGTGCCACCGGACTGAAGGGGGCTGGAGTTTGTGCAGTCTGTGGAACGCCCTATCCCAGTGCAGGAGACAATCCCGCCAGTGCTGCAGTCCCGTCTACTCCCGCCAGTGATCTCACCATTGACGTTGTCGCTCACGACGTGGATTCCGATTCTTGAGCCTGCAGCTGTCGTTCCCGCAGGAATAAGAAAAACGGAGCAGCACAGGCAAAGGCCACGCCAAAACTTAAGGGGATGGCCAGCCACCAGCCTTTGATCTTTTGACGTGGGCCTTCCACACAGATCCATAGCGTGACGGCACTGGCTCCCACCAGCAGGTCAGCGCTCAAGGAGCGTGAGGCGGCTGTGCTGTTGGAATCGGCGATAAATCGCGCCAAATCAAAGGCCTGTCCACCCCCTTCAGCGATGAACTCCAGGTTGGCTTTCCAGGGCAGGATCGCTCCCAACACAGCCAGAAGCAGATAGATCCAAGGCAGGGCTTTACGCATCGTTTG
This window harbors:
- a CDS encoding YihY/virulence factor BrkB family protein: MPRRSLLRRLSGQIWQACQRWNNAECVDLSAAFAYFVLQSFFPLLLIALSVAARVFGKTDSVDNVLASVTQVLPPSAISLVDSTLRGLVDQGFGAGILGVVVLLLTASNAYLTLQRGADRLWSEILPEPLIGLSWWQQVVQFCRTRIEAFLTVFAISVLIVFQQLVLSVGQLPEEILGILDGVVPGLMGFVRSSPILPLGRILVPALILSLMAWLLQVVLPSRRVPSIPLIPGSLLIGFGLAFLNKILSLSIVSLGNRYQAYGVIGSVLVLTLWVWLVGVILYFGQCLSVELVAVRLAKPRLGEPNSVTP
- a CDS encoding DUF2834 domain-containing protein, coding for MRKALPWIYLLLAVLGAILPWKANLEFIAEGGGQAFDLARFIADSNSTAASRSLSADLLVGASAVTLWICVEGPRQKIKGWWLAIPLSFGVAFACAAPFFLFLRERQLQAQESESTS